Proteins encoded in a region of the Sphingopyxis sp. OAS728 genome:
- a CDS encoding aspartyl protease family protein — protein sequence MTHASKRSVLLALLLAAPALIGATPAPADPPVPAASTPPGETVAPPVTLVPFIEPFDLDASRRMSVKVMVGGKGPFSFLVDTGAERTVIARELAERLGLVQGEKLRLATIGGSTMVPSYRVAALQMQKLHLAAVDAPAFFGRHIGAAGLIGVDMLEERRVLIDFRKETMQILETRRRATPLIRDDDAIVVTARNSAGRLILSDARLNGKRIDVIVDTGAQTSVGNMALQRLVAGKRANRLPFVPTTLAAVTGEDVPALRSAIKRIVINGMDVNDLPVAFADGQAFRALGLHERPALLLGMDSLALFDRVEIDFPNKRVVFDLPDEVSHMPKLRFAANMAPRG from the coding sequence ATGACCCATGCTTCGAAGCGGTCCGTCCTTTTGGCGCTGCTGCTCGCCGCCCCGGCCTTGATCGGGGCGACGCCGGCTCCGGCCGATCCGCCTGTTCCTGCAGCCTCCACCCCGCCCGGCGAGACCGTCGCCCCGCCGGTTACGCTCGTTCCCTTTATCGAGCCCTTCGATCTCGATGCATCGCGGCGCATGTCGGTGAAGGTGATGGTCGGCGGGAAAGGTCCCTTTTCCTTCCTTGTCGACACCGGCGCCGAGCGCACGGTCATCGCGCGCGAGCTCGCCGAGCGACTGGGACTGGTGCAGGGCGAAAAGCTCAGGCTGGCAACGATCGGCGGCTCGACGATGGTGCCGAGCTACCGTGTCGCGGCGCTCCAGATGCAAAAGCTGCACCTCGCCGCCGTCGATGCGCCCGCCTTTTTCGGCCGACATATCGGCGCGGCGGGGCTGATCGGGGTCGACATGCTCGAAGAGCGCCGCGTCCTGATCGATTTCCGCAAGGAGACGATGCAGATTCTGGAAACGCGGCGCCGCGCGACGCCGCTGATCAGGGACGATGACGCAATCGTCGTCACCGCGCGCAATTCGGCGGGGCGGTTGATCCTGTCCGACGCGCGGCTGAACGGCAAGCGAATCGACGTGATCGTCGACACCGGCGCGCAGACGAGCGTCGGCAATATGGCGTTGCAGCGGCTGGTCGCGGGCAAGCGCGCCAACCGCCTTCCGTTCGTCCCGACGACGCTCGCGGCCGTGACCGGCGAAGACGTCCCCGCGCTGCGCAGCGCGATCAAGCGCATCGTCATCAACGGCATGGACGTCAACGACCTGCCCGTGGCCTTTGCCGACGGCCAAGCGTTCCGCGCACTTGGCCTCCACGAACGCCCCGCGTTGCTGCTCGGCATGGACAGCCTCGCGCTGTTCGACCGGGTCGAGATCGATTTCCCGAACAAGCGCGTCGTGTTCGACCTGCCCGACGAAGTCAGCCATATGCCCAAGTTGCGCTTCGCCGCGAATATGGCGCCGCGGGGTTAG
- the pdeM gene encoding ligase-associated DNA damage response endonuclease PdeM: MSAAVNFDFAGQQFHMLADRALFWPRHGALIVADLHLEKASWYAALGQPLPPYDSHDTLDRLAALAAETGARAIWCLGDSFHDRDAAERIVPAVAERLNGQAASAKLLWIAGNHDGLTGGAWGGEVADELVVDGIVFRHQSLARETRPEISGHFHPKLRLNIRGRHVSRPCFAGDARRLILPAFGALTGGLAAEDPVIAANFSGSYEAMLVARGRHLRFPCPGRPADDATASRAVAAGRR; encoded by the coding sequence ATGTCCGCCGCCGTCAATTTCGATTTTGCGGGCCAGCAATTCCACATGCTGGCGGACCGAGCGCTGTTCTGGCCGCGCCACGGCGCGCTGATCGTCGCCGACCTGCACCTCGAGAAAGCAAGTTGGTATGCGGCGCTCGGCCAGCCCTTGCCGCCCTATGACAGCCACGACACGCTCGACCGGCTCGCGGCGCTCGCGGCCGAAACCGGCGCGCGCGCAATCTGGTGCCTCGGCGACAGTTTTCACGACCGCGACGCGGCGGAGCGGATCGTGCCTGCGGTGGCCGAACGCCTGAACGGACAGGCCGCGTCGGCCAAGCTGCTGTGGATCGCCGGCAATCACGACGGGCTGACCGGCGGCGCCTGGGGCGGCGAGGTCGCCGACGAGCTGGTCGTCGACGGCATCGTCTTTCGCCACCAGAGCCTTGCCCGGGAAACACGCCCCGAAATTTCGGGGCATTTTCATCCGAAGCTGCGGCTCAACATTCGCGGACGACATGTGTCGCGCCCCTGCTTCGCGGGCGATGCACGCCGCTTGATCCTCCCGGCATTCGGCGCGCTCACCGGGGGATTGGCAGCCGAAGACCCCGTAATCGCCGCAAATTTTTCCGGTTCCTATGAAGCGATGCTCGTCGCGCGCGGCCGACATCTTCGCTTCCCCTGCCCCGGCCGGCCGGCCGATGACGCTACGGCAAGCCGCGCAGTCGCCGCCGGCCGACGCTAA